AGAGGGTCGTGATAAGTGCGGCTACTCATGCCGTTGCTGCGATCTCCTCTTCATGGCTGAGCTCAGTTGATGGGGGAGATTCCGCAGTCTGTCGATCGATGATGGCTTCCAACACTCGTGCGGCATCCGTCAGCCAGCGGTCTCCTTCTCCACCGGGATTCAGCGGCTCGGGCTGATCTAGCAAGCGATCTGGGGTAATTCCTTGCCCCTGAATGTCACGTCCGCTTGGGGTGACATAGCCGGCCACAGTGACGGCCAAACCACTGCCATCGCTCAGATTGGTGAGGGTCTGAATGAGTCCTTTGCCGAAGGTTTCACTGCCAAGCAGGAGTGATCGATCATTGTCCTGAAGAGCCCCCGCGAGGATCTCGCTGGCACTCGCGGTGCCAGCGTTGACCAAGGTCACCATCGGACCGTCGTACAATGTGATTGGGTTCGATTGGATGGGATCAGCAATTCCATCTCGATTGCGTGTTTCCACAATTGGCTCTTGGTCTAGGAAGGCGTCAGCAACAGCGAGTCCGCCGCTGACGAGCCCTCCAGAGTTGTTCCGAAGGTCAAGTACGACCCCTTCAACCCCTTTGTCGGTCAGTTCTTGCAAGGCTTCTTGCACTTGCTTTGGTACGCCTTCGCTGAATTGTGTGATTCGAAGATGGCCAAGGGTATGGGTATCACTGCGAAGACGGCGTGTTCGCACTGGGCGCAGGTCAACATTGCGTCGTTCCAGTGTGAGTTCTTCCGTCTCTCCATGAGGGGGTTGCACAGTCAGCAAAACCTGTGTTCCTACATCCCCTCGCAAGCGTGCCGCTGTGGTTTCAAGTCCAAGCAGAGCGGTTGACTCTCCGTTCACTGCCAGCAGCGCCGCGCCGCTGACCACGCCAGCGTCAGCGGCGGGTGACCCCTCGAGTGCCGCGATCACAACGACTGAATCTTCATCGTTGTGATGGCCAAGTTGAAGCCCTACTCCACTCAGGCTTCCCGAGTTGCTGGATTTCATGACGGAGTAATCGTCAGGTCTCAACAGACGTGTGTAGGGATCATCGAGGGGCTCAAGCATGGCTTCGATGGCGCTGTAGGCCTGCTCGCTGGTTTCGATCTTCTGCTCGAGAGCCTTCTGTCGCAGACGCTTCCAGTGAATTCGGTCGAAAGTCGAGGGGTCGACATAGCTCTGATTCACGAGGCGCCAGGTTTCAACCACCAACTGCTGGGCATCGTTGAGAGCCAGAGCAGGCGCTGGAATTAAGAGGCTGCAAA
The window above is part of the Synechococcus sp. WH 8020 genome. Proteins encoded here:
- the ctpZ gene encoding carboxyl-terminal processing protease CtpZ, producing MLPIVNYMRKGLRQLASGLASLLLCSLLIPAPALALNDAQQLVVETWRLVNQSYVDPSTFDRIHWKRLRQKALEQKIETSEQAYSAIEAMLEPLDDPYTRLLRPDDYSVMKSSNSGSLSGVGLQLGHHNDEDSVVVIAALEGSPAADAGVVSGAALLAVNGESTALLGLETTAARLRGDVGTQVLLTVQPPHGETEELTLERRNVDLRPVRTRRLRSDTHTLGHLRITQFSEGVPKQVQEALQELTDKGVEGVVLDLRNNSGGLVSGGLAVADAFLDQEPIVETRNRDGIADPIQSNPITLYDGPMVTLVNAGTASASEILAGALQDNDRSLLLGSETFGKGLIQTLTNLSDGSGLAVTVAGYVTPSGRDIQGQGITPDRLLDQPEPLNPGGEGDRWLTDAARVLEAIIDRQTAESPPSTELSHEEEIAATA